From a single Cyclobacterium marinum DSM 745 genomic region:
- a CDS encoding SGNH/GDSL hydrolase family protein — translation MKLKMYLALALLFCHFSMLQAQDDLRWLNPLQNPDENFVHGQGWPGLDYHRLPDEAETKVRKAVWNLSRHAAGVKLKFNSDAEEIKVRYVVSSRQSMPHMPATGVSGLDLYIHDQYDWIWVRGSYSFGDTIQYTFPLKADKITAKDFDLYLPLYNEVTFLEIGVDKNASFNFISPSNEELPVVVYGTSIAQGACASRPGMAWTAILERMINKPMINLGFSGNGLLETPLIEYMASVNSSLYVLDCLPNLVRNTFTEEEVTKRIIAAVHALKAKKPETPILMVEHAGYTDEWVNDERKTAYQSRNNLSKNAYRLLIAEGIEELYYLEKDELGLTMDGTVDGTHPSDLGMDQHAKGYYSIVKEILD, via the coding sequence ATGAAGCTAAAAATGTATTTGGCATTGGCCTTATTATTTTGCCATTTTTCAATGCTGCAAGCTCAGGATGATTTAAGATGGTTAAATCCTTTGCAAAATCCTGACGAGAATTTTGTCCATGGCCAGGGTTGGCCGGGCTTGGATTACCATAGATTACCTGATGAAGCTGAAACGAAAGTACGGAAGGCAGTTTGGAATTTGTCTCGTCATGCAGCTGGGGTAAAATTAAAATTCAATTCTGATGCTGAAGAAATTAAAGTCAGGTACGTGGTTTCTTCAAGACAGTCAATGCCGCATATGCCTGCCACAGGAGTAAGCGGATTGGACCTGTATATTCATGATCAATATGATTGGATTTGGGTACGTGGGAGTTATTCCTTCGGTGATACCATTCAATATACCTTTCCTTTAAAGGCCGATAAAATTACGGCCAAAGACTTTGACCTTTATTTGCCCTTGTACAATGAGGTAACCTTTCTTGAAATAGGCGTGGATAAAAATGCAAGCTTTAATTTTATTAGCCCTTCCAACGAGGAACTTCCGGTGGTGGTTTATGGAACTTCTATAGCTCAAGGAGCATGCGCCTCAAGGCCGGGTATGGCATGGACAGCCATATTAGAACGAATGATAAATAAACCCATGATTAACCTTGGTTTTTCAGGGAATGGATTATTGGAAACTCCGCTTATTGAATACATGGCCTCAGTAAATAGTAGCCTTTATGTTCTTGATTGTTTACCCAATTTGGTTAGAAATACCTTTACGGAAGAAGAAGTTACCAAAAGAATTATTGCAGCTGTTCATGCCTTGAAAGCAAAGAAGCCGGAGACACCAATCTTGATGGTGGAACATGCTGGGTATACAGATGAATGGGTCAATGATGAAAGAAAGACAGCTTATCAATCCAGAAATAATTTGTCCAAAAATGCTTATAGGCTTTTAATTGCTGAAGGAATTGAAGAGCTCTATTACCTTGAAAAAGATGAACTTGGACTTACGATGGATGGGACAGTTGATGGGACACATCCATCAGATTTGGGAATGGACCAGCATGCCAAAGGTTATTATTCTATAGTAAAAGAAATACTAGACTAA
- a CDS encoding DUF4954 family protein, which produces MNKITRHPISALGYQFIEPKYLPEGADEYYLRNKQNRTKTLFRNLNANEIEQLVRNQNQADDWNKILVSDAFNPELVKNCKFFGLIRIGKLEPFFLEYHNLRMPVGLYNSHIISCDIGDNVIIDNVSYLSHYIIGNEAILVNINEMSTTSHAKFGNGIVKEGEKEEVRIWLELCNENGGRKVAPFSGMLPGDAWLWSRNRTDTLFQSRLLEFTQNEFDVKRGYYGKVGDRCIIKNTLIIKDVWFGSDAYIKGANKLKNLSIHSTPDASTQIGEGCELVNGIVSEGCTVFYGVKAVRFLMAAQTQLKYGARLINSYLGSNATISCCEVLNSLIFPSHEQHHNNSFLCAALVQGQSNMAAGATVGSNHNSRGADGEIIAGRGFWPGLCVSLKHNSRLATFTIVAKGDYPAELDIPIPFSLLSNDVTNNELVVMPAYWFQYNLYALSRNAWKYEARDKRIEKFQRLEFDFLAPDSMMEVLKSLAILEEICGKAYYQKFPTEDKVSIQSIKEKGKELLDSDDPILQELTYFASGWENSKRKIRVIKLTDAYLRFKQVINYYPVYCLTKYYAETDLRDGGLIKNLTSDLSQPEVWVNLGGQLVPKSSMDQMITDIKNKKINSWKELHLCYKNLGNEYEQEKTKHAFAIFFASEVIPTSEFTSAHLIQMLTKAKTFRQWMSDSIYISRKKDYDNPFRNMVYADEKERDQVLGSLEDNSFIQSEKIESKKFMEQIDQFLIALK; this is translated from the coding sequence ATGAATAAAATAACACGCCACCCTATTTCAGCTTTAGGTTACCAATTCATAGAGCCAAAATACCTTCCTGAAGGGGCTGATGAATATTACCTTCGGAATAAGCAAAATAGAACCAAAACCCTCTTTCGGAATCTCAATGCGAATGAAATCGAACAATTAGTTCGTAATCAAAATCAAGCAGATGATTGGAATAAAATTTTGGTTTCCGACGCATTTAATCCGGAGTTGGTCAAAAACTGCAAATTCTTTGGCTTGATAAGAATTGGGAAATTAGAACCTTTTTTCTTGGAATACCATAATCTAAGAATGCCTGTAGGTCTTTACAATAGTCATATCATAAGTTGTGATATTGGAGACAATGTAATCATTGACAATGTTAGCTACCTTTCTCATTATATCATAGGTAATGAAGCCATATTGGTAAATATCAATGAAATGTCGACTACAAGTCACGCAAAATTTGGCAATGGCATTGTGAAAGAAGGGGAAAAGGAAGAAGTGAGAATATGGTTAGAACTCTGTAATGAAAACGGAGGAAGGAAGGTAGCTCCCTTTAGTGGAATGCTTCCGGGAGATGCATGGCTTTGGTCAAGGAACAGAACAGATACACTTTTTCAGTCAAGACTTTTGGAATTTACCCAAAATGAATTTGATGTTAAGCGGGGTTACTATGGCAAAGTAGGTGATCGTTGTATCATTAAAAACACCTTAATTATTAAAGATGTTTGGTTTGGTTCCGATGCCTATATAAAAGGTGCAAATAAACTCAAAAATTTAAGCATCCACTCAACACCGGATGCAAGTACCCAAATTGGTGAAGGGTGTGAGCTTGTCAATGGGATTGTAAGTGAAGGTTGCACTGTTTTTTATGGGGTAAAGGCTGTACGATTCTTGATGGCAGCACAAACGCAGCTTAAATATGGTGCCCGATTAATCAATAGTTATTTGGGTTCAAATGCTACCATTTCATGTTGTGAAGTTTTAAATTCATTGATTTTCCCCTCCCATGAACAGCACCATAACAATTCGTTTTTGTGTGCAGCATTAGTGCAAGGTCAAAGCAATATGGCAGCCGGAGCCACTGTAGGCTCCAACCACAATTCCAGAGGTGCAGATGGTGAAATCATAGCTGGAAGGGGCTTCTGGCCGGGCTTGTGTGTAAGCCTGAAACACAATTCCCGCTTAGCTACATTTACCATTGTTGCAAAAGGAGACTACCCTGCAGAATTGGATATACCCATTCCTTTTTCTTTGTTGAGCAATGATGTTACCAATAATGAGTTAGTAGTTATGCCTGCCTATTGGTTTCAATACAACCTATATGCATTGTCTAGGAATGCATGGAAATATGAAGCTAGAGACAAAAGGATAGAAAAGTTTCAAAGATTAGAATTTGATTTTCTAGCTCCAGACAGTATGATGGAAGTACTTAAATCCCTTGCTATCTTGGAAGAAATTTGTGGGAAAGCTTATTATCAAAAGTTTCCTACCGAGGATAAAGTGTCCATTCAATCCATAAAAGAAAAAGGAAAGGAACTGCTAGATTCTGATGACCCTATCCTGCAAGAATTAACATATTTTGCTTCAGGCTGGGAAAACAGCAAGAGAAAAATACGAGTAATCAAATTGACAGATGCTTACTTGCGTTTCAAACAAGTCATTAATTATTACCCGGTTTACTGCTTAACAAAATACTATGCTGAAACAGATTTACGTGATGGTGGCTTGATAAAAAATTTGACATCAGACCTTTCCCAACCGGAAGTATGGGTTAATCTAGGTGGTCAACTGGTACCAAAATCAAGTATGGATCAAATGATTACAGATATAAAGAATAAAAAAATCAACTCTTGGAAGGAATTGCATTTGTGTTATAAAAATCTAGGAAATGAATATGAACAAGAAAAAACCAAACATGCTTTCGCTATATTTTTTGCATCAGAAGTCATTCCCACTTCTGAATTCACCAGTGCACATTTGATCCAAATGTTGACAAAGGCGAAAACTTTTCGACAATGGATGTCCGATAGCATATACATCAGCAGAAAAAAAGATTATGACAATCCATTTAGGAACATGGTATATGCTGATGAAAAAGAAAGAGACCAGGTATTGGGTTCATTGGAAGACAATAGCTTTATTCAATCAGAAAAGATAGAAAGTAAAAAGTTTATGGAACAAATAGATCAATTCCTAATTGCCTTAAAATAG
- the glmS gene encoding glutamine--fructose-6-phosphate transaminase (isomerizing) — MCGIVAYIGSREAYPIILKGLQRLEYRGYDSAGVALLDKELAVYKKMGKVAELESSLIGTNLHAQSGIGHTRWATHGEPSDRNAHPHRSTSGKLAMVHNGIIENFAPIKKELQQKGYVFESDTDTEVLLHFIDDIYQNDANNLEEAVRIALKRIVGAYVIILLDQDQPDTLIAARKGSPLVIGIGKNEHFLASDASPIIEYTKEVVYINDYEMAIVKPDELILKNPGNERITPFITKLDMELAAIEKGGYEHFMLKEIFEQPTAVFDCLRGRLDAKKGTITMGGIDQHLDLLREANRIIIVGCGTSWHAGLLAEYVLEELCRVPVEVEYASEFRYRNPVINPGDVIIAVSQSGETADTLVALENAKNKGAFIFGVVNVVGSSIARLSQAGAYTHAGPEIGVASTKAFTAQLTVLYMIAIKLGYSKGTLSKERYQHLINELSLVPDKIQDALNEATSIEKLAKKYQHARDFLFLGRGYNFPIALEGALKLKEISYIHAEGYPAAEMKHGPIALVEETLPVVFVATRDVYHEKLVSNAREIKARKGQVLAVITENDDLFEEIADDTISVPAADELIAPLISVVPLQLLAYYTGLAKGLDVDKPRNLAKSVTVE, encoded by the coding sequence ATGTGTGGAATTGTAGCATACATTGGATCCAGAGAAGCCTATCCAATAATTTTAAAAGGCCTTCAAAGACTTGAATACAGAGGATATGATAGCGCCGGCGTTGCTTTATTAGACAAAGAGTTAGCTGTCTATAAAAAAATGGGTAAAGTTGCAGAATTGGAATCCTCATTAATAGGCACCAATTTGCATGCCCAATCAGGAATTGGCCACACCCGTTGGGCGACACATGGGGAACCCTCTGACCGGAATGCACATCCGCACCGATCTACCTCCGGAAAGTTAGCTATGGTACACAATGGTATCATTGAGAACTTTGCTCCGATTAAAAAAGAACTTCAGCAAAAGGGTTATGTTTTTGAAAGCGATACAGATACAGAGGTATTGCTTCATTTCATAGATGATATTTATCAAAACGATGCAAATAACCTTGAAGAAGCTGTCCGAATAGCCCTTAAAAGAATTGTTGGCGCTTATGTAATTATATTGTTGGATCAAGATCAACCTGACACGCTTATTGCTGCACGCAAAGGAAGCCCTCTAGTTATTGGTATTGGAAAAAATGAACATTTTTTAGCTTCTGATGCCTCTCCAATCATCGAATATACCAAAGAAGTGGTATACATCAATGATTATGAAATGGCCATTGTGAAACCTGACGAGTTGATTCTAAAAAACCCGGGAAATGAAAGGATTACTCCATTTATTACCAAGTTAGACATGGAATTGGCAGCCATTGAAAAAGGTGGCTATGAACATTTTATGTTAAAGGAAATATTTGAGCAACCTACAGCTGTTTTTGACTGTCTTCGAGGAAGGTTAGATGCAAAAAAAGGAACCATCACCATGGGAGGTATCGATCAGCACCTTGACTTGTTGCGGGAAGCCAATAGGATAATCATTGTGGGGTGTGGTACCTCATGGCATGCCGGTTTATTGGCAGAATATGTTTTAGAAGAACTTTGCAGGGTTCCTGTTGAAGTTGAATATGCTTCTGAATTCAGGTATAGAAATCCGGTAATTAACCCCGGAGATGTGATCATTGCTGTATCCCAAAGTGGTGAAACAGCGGATACGCTAGTGGCCTTGGAAAATGCCAAAAATAAGGGAGCCTTTATTTTCGGAGTGGTCAATGTAGTAGGATCAAGTATAGCAAGGTTATCCCAAGCAGGTGCCTATACGCATGCAGGCCCGGAAATAGGCGTAGCTTCTACTAAAGCCTTTACGGCTCAACTCACAGTTCTTTATATGATCGCCATTAAGCTTGGTTATTCTAAGGGCACCTTATCCAAAGAAAGATACCAGCATTTGATCAATGAATTGTCTTTGGTTCCGGATAAAATTCAGGACGCATTAAATGAAGCAACTTCCATTGAAAAATTAGCTAAGAAATACCAACATGCACGTGATTTTCTATTTTTAGGAAGAGGATATAATTTCCCCATTGCTTTGGAAGGGGCCCTTAAATTAAAGGAAATAAGCTATATACATGCCGAAGGTTATCCGGCAGCTGAAATGAAACATGGTCCAATAGCACTGGTTGAAGAAACATTACCTGTGGTTTTTGTAGCTACAAGAGACGTTTACCATGAAAAATTAGTTAGTAATGCAAGGGAAATTAAAGCTAGGAAAGGTCAGGTTTTGGCGGTAATTACAGAAAATGACGACCTATTTGAGGAAATTGCAGATGATACCATCTCTGTTCCTGCTGCTGATGAACTTATTGCTCCTTTAATTAGTGTTGTCCCTTTACAACTTTTGGCTTATTATACAGGACTAGCCAAGGGACTGGATGTAGATAAACCCAGAAATTTAGCAAAATCCGTTACTGTTGAATAA
- a CDS encoding sulfatase-like hydrolase/transferase codes for MNRILYSCLILGLLFSQPTLAQQKNTSKKQNVIVILTDDQGYKDLGSYGAKDLVTTNIDRLAEEGVKFTQFYAAAPVCSPSRAALMTGKYNFNAGLFGNVSPPHSDPEGKSGLPTEEITMAEMFKSNGYRTGLIGKWHLGHTPEKLPNGQGFDYFFGHQRGCIDNFSHFFYWHGPNLHDLYRNETEIYRPGEFFGDLMVQEMKQFISEKSEEPFFTYWAINMPHYPYQGDPKWLDYYADLESPRKEYAAFVSTIDEMVGEIYHHLKAIGELENTIIVYQSDHGYSVEERAFFGGGDAGPLSGAKFSMLEGGIRVPAIIRFPSMLPKDEARHHWANSIDWMPTLAELTGIKIPASQNIDGKSLLPLILDANVPSPHETMFWGTGDPENKKHAWAVRKGPWKLLGNPTDPTGKLTFTEADRLYLTNMEMDSTEHKNLGQQYPKKVEELSKMYENWINIVKTEKK; via the coding sequence GTGAACCGAATTTTATATTCCTGCCTGATTTTAGGGCTACTCTTTAGCCAACCCACACTGGCACAACAAAAAAACACCTCTAAAAAACAAAATGTAATTGTAATCCTTACAGACGATCAAGGGTACAAAGATCTAGGAAGTTATGGAGCCAAAGACTTGGTAACAACAAATATTGACAGATTGGCTGAGGAGGGTGTAAAATTCACCCAGTTTTATGCCGCAGCACCGGTTTGTTCACCCTCTAGGGCAGCACTCATGACCGGAAAGTATAATTTTAATGCAGGTCTATTCGGTAACGTTTCTCCCCCACATTCAGATCCTGAAGGGAAGTCAGGTCTGCCTACTGAGGAAATTACCATGGCCGAGATGTTCAAGTCAAATGGCTATCGAACAGGTTTAATAGGCAAATGGCATTTGGGGCACACCCCGGAAAAATTACCTAATGGGCAGGGGTTTGATTATTTCTTTGGTCATCAAAGAGGTTGTATAGATAATTTCTCACATTTCTTTTATTGGCATGGTCCAAACCTTCATGACTTGTATCGGAATGAAACAGAAATTTACAGACCCGGAGAGTTTTTCGGTGACCTAATGGTACAAGAGATGAAGCAATTTATTAGCGAAAAATCAGAAGAACCATTTTTCACCTACTGGGCCATCAATATGCCACATTACCCCTACCAGGGAGATCCTAAATGGCTTGATTATTATGCTGACTTAGAAAGCCCCCGTAAAGAATATGCGGCTTTTGTCTCTACAATTGATGAAATGGTAGGAGAAATCTACCACCACCTTAAAGCAATAGGTGAACTGGAAAACACCATTATTGTATACCAATCAGACCATGGATACAGTGTTGAGGAACGTGCGTTTTTTGGTGGTGGGGATGCAGGCCCTTTAAGCGGTGCAAAATTTAGTATGTTAGAAGGAGGAATAAGGGTTCCGGCCATAATCAGATTCCCTTCTATGTTGCCAAAAGATGAAGCTCGCCACCATTGGGCCAATAGCATTGATTGGATGCCTACACTAGCTGAGTTGACAGGTATAAAAATCCCAGCAAGCCAAAATATTGATGGAAAAAGCCTACTACCCTTAATATTAGATGCCAATGTACCAAGCCCTCATGAAACCATGTTTTGGGGTACCGGAGACCCCGAAAATAAAAAGCATGCTTGGGCAGTCCGTAAAGGCCCATGGAAATTGCTAGGCAATCCAACTGACCCAACCGGCAAGCTGACCTTTACCGAAGCTGACAGACTCTATTTGACCAATATGGAAATGGATTCTACAGAACACAAAAATCTTGGCCAACAATATCCTAAAAAAGTGGAAGAGTTGTCTAAAATGTATGAAAACTGGATAAATATTGTTAAAACCGAAAAAAAGTGA
- a CDS encoding acyltransferase family protein — MTVLQSASNKRLVSLDAYRGITMFLLVAESARLYGAFEGLFPEVSGWQMFFTQFTHHPWNGLRFWDLIQPFFMFIVGVAMPFSLNKRLEKQGDRRKVTLHILKRCLLLFLFGTGLHCIRSGVLVFELWNVLTQLSFTILLTYFLINHSLKTQFTVSIGLLILTELMYRLYDPSAPFVKGENFGSFIDLILMGKLSGGGWVAINCLPTAAHTLWGAMCGKILLSKSAYSLKIKYLVIAGLIGLVLGYGLDWLGITPIIKRICTSSFVLASGGWSILVLAFFYWLIDVKRYNEWPFMFIVVGMNSIFIYLFANLLGHNWLYDAVHVFNYGFLEPLSIPKNVLALLNGIFTLAIMWYLCYFLFKKNLFFRI; from the coding sequence ATGACCGTTTTACAGAGTGCCAGTAATAAAAGATTAGTTTCTTTGGATGCTTACAGAGGCATTACGATGTTTTTGTTAGTGGCAGAGTCAGCCAGGTTGTATGGTGCTTTTGAGGGGTTATTTCCTGAAGTTAGCGGTTGGCAAATGTTTTTCACCCAATTCACACACCATCCTTGGAATGGTTTGAGATTCTGGGATCTGATTCAGCCATTTTTCATGTTTATAGTAGGTGTTGCCATGCCATTTTCCTTGAATAAGAGATTGGAAAAGCAAGGGGATAGGAGGAAAGTAACCCTACATATTCTCAAAAGGTGTCTTTTGTTGTTTCTCTTTGGAACCGGCCTGCATTGTATACGATCCGGGGTCTTGGTATTTGAATTGTGGAATGTGCTTACCCAGTTGTCGTTTACCATTCTATTGACCTATTTTTTAATCAATCATAGCTTAAAAACTCAATTTACAGTATCAATTGGTTTATTGATTTTGACAGAATTGATGTACAGACTCTATGATCCTTCAGCCCCATTTGTAAAAGGAGAAAATTTCGGATCCTTTATTGATTTGATTTTAATGGGGAAATTAAGTGGTGGGGGATGGGTAGCTATCAATTGCCTGCCAACCGCTGCTCACACTTTATGGGGAGCAATGTGCGGTAAAATTTTACTTAGTAAAAGCGCCTATTCCTTAAAGATTAAATATTTGGTAATTGCGGGTTTGATAGGCCTGGTACTAGGTTATGGTTTGGATTGGTTGGGAATTACTCCAATCATTAAAAGAATCTGCACAAGTTCTTTTGTGCTAGCATCCGGTGGATGGTCCATCCTTGTACTTGCATTCTTTTATTGGTTGATAGATGTGAAGAGATACAATGAGTGGCCTTTTATGTTTATTGTTGTAGGTATGAACTCCATATTCATCTATTTATTTGCCAATTTACTTGGACATAATTGGTTGTATGATGCGGTTCATGTTTTCAATTATGGATTCTTAGAGCCTTTAAGCATTCCGAAAAATGTGCTGGCCTTATTGAATGGGATTTTCACATTGGCCATTATGTGGTACTTGTGTTATTTTCTGTTCA